DNA sequence from the Halobacterium sp. DL1 genome:
CCAGTCGATGCTGAGGCCGAGGGACTGCATGTTCTCCTTGTAGTGGTTCTCGATGAAGTAGCGCGCGAACCCCATCGGCGTCTCCAGGGTCTCGAGTTCGTCCTCGGGGACGTTGTACGTGTCCCGGAGCACCGACAGTTGCTCCTCCTCGCCCTTCTGCAGGCGGTTCACCGCGCCGATGATGGGCGTGCCCGTGACGTGCCACGCGATGGGGAACAGCACGTTGTCGCCCTGCAGCCGTCGGTAGCGGGCGTACACGTCGGGCACGGTGTAGGTGCGGGCGTGTCCGATGTGCATCCCCCCGGAAGGGTAGGGGTAGGGAACGGTGACGAACGTCGCGTCCTCGTCGGCGTCGGGCTCAGGGTCGGCGTGATAGCGACCGCCCTCGGCCCAGCGGTCCTGCCACTTCTCCTCGATTTCCCGTGGCTGGTAGGTCATACCCGACGTGACTCTCCCGCAGTCCAAAAGCCCTCCCATAGTGACTGTCGGTCCTGTCAGATACTGGCAAAGAATGCCGGGTGGTACCGCGGCGCACGCACTGGGGCATTAACGCGCTCCGTCCGCGAGTGAGCACGCCAGAACGACAGCACAGGGTCGCGGCTACTACTCGATGTCCACCATCGTCCCGTCGCCGGACGCGCTCACCTTCGGCAGTTCGACGGTGAGGACGCCGTGCTCGAACGACGCGCTCGTCGCCTCCACGTCGACGGCCTCCGGGAGCGTGAGATCTCGACTGGCCGAGCGCTCGCTCCGCTCCCGACGGATGTACTGCTCGTCGTCGATTTCGGTCTCCTCGCTCCGCTCGGCGTCGATGCGGACCGTCCGGTCCTGGACCTCTACCTGGATATCCTCCGTCTCGAACCCGGGGAGGTCGGCGGTGACCGTGAACTGGTCGTCGGCGTCCTCGATATCCACCGCGAACTCGCTGCCGCCGCGGGCGTCGTCCAGTCGCTCGAGAACCCGTTCCAGGTCGTCGAATGGAATGCCGCGAGATGTCATGCACGAATGTTCTCCGCGCACTCCCGAAAAGCCACCGGCCAGTTACACGTTCGACAATTGGACGGTCGAGCATCCGCGACCCGAGCGGGTCGAAGACCCCGGAAGGGGCGCGGTTCACTACGCGAACCAACACAGTGAGTGAGCGGAGGCCGACGAGCGACTAACGCGAGCGTAGCGAAGCGGCAGGAACGAGGAGTGCTTTTTCCGCAAGTTTTTGCCGAGCGGGGTGCGCCGGAGGCGCACCCCCGCAGCGCAAAAAGTGCGTTCTAGACGACGTGCTCGACGTCGTAGGAGCCGAGGCGGTGGACCCAGCCCTCGGCGGCGATGGCCTCGATCTCCTTGAGGGCGGCCTGCGTGCGCTCCTCGTAGAGGCCGGCGGCGACGTCGATGTGGAAGACGTAGTCGCCGAGGCGTTCGCCGGAAGGCCGGGACTCGACCCGGGAGAGGTTGATGTCGCGGTCGGCGAACGGTTCGAGCAGTTCGAGCAGTAGCCCGGGGTAGTTCGCGTTCGGGTAGACGACGAACGAGGACTTCCCGCCGGCGTCCGAGCGGTCCTCGGGGGGTGCGACGACGAAAAAGCGCGTGGAGTTGCTGGTGCGGTCCTGGATGTCCTCGGCGACGAGCTGGAGTTCGCCGGTGGCGTTGTCGGGATGGGCGATACCGGCGACGGTCGGATCCTCGCGGGCGAGTTCGACGCTCCGTGCGGTGGAGGCGACGGCTTCGCGGTGGACGTCGGGGTAGTTCTCGTCGAGGAACGAGCGGACCTGCGCGAGCGCCTGTGAGTGGCTGGCCACGGTGTCGAAGTTCCCGCTCTGGGCGATGAGCGCGTGCTTCACGGGTGTGACGACCTCACGCACGACGGCGAGGTCGGTGTCCGCGAGCGCGTCCAGGGTCTCGGTGACGGAGCCCTCGATGCTGTTCTCGATGGGGACGACGCCGCGTTCGGCGCTCCCGTCTTCGACCGCGTCGACGATACCGCGGACGGACTCCGAGAACGCGATGTCGCCGTCGTCGGCGACGGCGAGCGCTGCGCGGTGGGAGTACGTTCCGGTCGGCCCGAGCGTGACCGTCTGCATGCCTCCCTGGTAGCGGTGGACGCGGGAAAAGGCCGTCGGGCCGACAGGCTACCCCAGCCGGTAGCCGCCGACGACGAGCGCGGTGCCGAAGATGGCGAGGACGACGGGGTAGGCGTCCGGCAGCCAGCCAGGGAGCAGGAGTGCGAGCAGCGTCACCTGCACGCCGATTAGCATCGTCTTTGCGCCCTCGGAGTCGGTCATGCGCGAGTGGTTTCGGGAAGCGAGGAAACGCGTTATGGTTCGTAACTCTCGAGCCAGCGACCCGGGGGCGCCGGTCTGCTGCCTTCCAGCGAGCGGCGCCGAAGGGGACCGCTACTCGCAGTCGATCGACTCACCCCGTCACGGAATCACGTGGCCGCGTCGTCGACGCCGGGTAGTGGCAGCCGGGGGTGAGACAACGACGCCTTACGCCACTCCTCGGCAGCAAAAGGCCTCCTTTCCCGTTCGTACCATCTGTGTAACAATGCCCGACTGCGTGCATCGTTAGCACGGTGTCCAGAACAATGGCATACCAGGCTAGCTGTCAGGAGGACGAGTTCATGGTGAAGTCCGACGACGAACAGGAGGTCCTGAGTAACCTCAAGGACCACGCCCACGAGAAACACGACATGGAGATGAGCGACGACGATGCGCGGGACATGATGGAGCAGACGTAGATCAGCAACTCGCGACGCGGGGCGGCCTGCACACTTTTCTTTCGCCGACCACGGCACCGGCTCGAGAATATGCCGGGCGAGAACTGAGCGAAGCGAGAGGGGTGAGGGTTACCGGTTGAGCGTGTGGATGGCGTGGCCGAGCGCGTGCTCGGAGGCCTCCTTGACGGCTTCGGCGAGTGTCGGGTGGGTGTGGATGGTGGAGGCGACGTCCTCGAGGGTGGCACCCATCTCGACGGCGAGCGCGAGCTCAGCGATGAGTTCGCTGGCCTCCGGGCCGACGATCTGCGCGCCGAGGATGAAGCCGCTCTCCTCGTCGGCGACGACGCGCACGAAGCCGTCGCTTTCGCCCGTGGTGAGCGCGCGGCCGCTGGCGTTGAACGGGAACTTCCCGACCGCCGGTTCGAAGCCCTGCTCTTCGGCCGCGTCCGCGGTGAGGCCGACGGTCGCAATCTCGGGGTCCGTGAACACCGCGGCGGGGACGGCCTGGTAGTCGAGGGCCGCGGGTTCGCCAGCGACGACCTCGGCGGCGACCTCGCCCTCCTTGCTCGCCTTGTGCGCGAGCATCGGGCCGGGCGCGACGTCACCGATGGCGAAGACGTTCTCGGCGTCGGTCCGGGCCTGGTCGTCGGTCGCGAGGCGGCCGTCGTCGTTCGGTTCGAGGCCGACCGCGTCGAGGTTCAGAGTGTCCGTGACCGGCTGACGGCCCACCGCGACGAGCACTTTCTCGGTCTCGAAGTCGGTGGTCTCGCCGTCCTCGTCCTCGGCGGTGAGAACGACGCCGTCGCCGGACTCCTCCCAGGAGTCGGCGGCGAGGCCGAACTCGAAGTCGATACCGAGTTCCTCTGCGCGCTGCTTGACGGGGCGCGTGAGGTCGTCCTCGTAGCCGACGAGCGCCTCGTCGAGCATCTCGACGACGGTGACGTCGACGCCGAGTTTCGCGAGGACGGTCGAGATCTCCATGCCGATGTAGCCCGCGCCGACGACGACCATCGACTCGGGATACTCCTCCATCGCGAGCGCCTGCCGGGAGTCGATGACGTGCTCGCCGTCGAACTCGAAGCCCGGCACCTCGATGGGCTTCGAGCCGGTGGCGACGATGCAGTGCTCGTAGGTGATGGTCTCGGAGCCCTGGCCGTCGCCGCCGTGGACGACGCGGAGCTTGTCGTTGCCCGCGAACTCCGCGCGCCCCTCGATGAGGTTGACGCCGTTGGCCTTGCAGAGCTTCTCGACGCCGCCAGTCAGCTGGTCGACGACGCTGTCCTTCCATTCGACCATCTCGCCGACGTCGACCTCGGGGTCGGCGTAGACGCCCATCTCCTCGGCGTCGCCGGCGTCGTGGGCGACGTCAGTCGCCGTGATCATCGCCTTCGAGGGGATGCAGCCGTAGTTCAGGCAGGTGCCCCCGTAGGCGTCCTTCTCGACGAGCGTCACGTCGAGGCCGAGCTGTCCGGCGCGGATGGCCGCGACGTAGCCGCCGGGACCGGCCCCGACGACCGCAACTTCCGTTCCAGTGGATACGTCTCCGACAACCATTATTCGAGTAGTAGTAGTTCGGGCTCGGTCAAGTAGTCCATGACACGGTTGGTGAACGCAGCGGCCTCCGCGCCGTCGATGACGCGGTGGTCGATGGAGAGCGACAGCGGGAGCGTCATCGCCGCCCGCACCTCGCCGTCCTCGGCGACCGGGCGCTCGTCGATGGCGCCCAGCCCCATGATGGCCGTCTCCGGGTAGTTGATGATGGGCGTGGCGTACTCCCCGCCGATGGCGCCGAAGTTCGTGACCGTGAACGTGCCGCCCTGCATCTCCTCGCGGGAGATGGAGCGGTCACGCGCCTTCTGTGCGAGTTCGTTCACCTCGCTGGCCACCTGGAGCATCGACTTCTGGTCGACGTGCTTCACGACGGGCACCATCAGGCCGGCGTCCGTCGCCACCGCGATGCCGACGTTGTAGTCCTGCTTGATGGCGATCTCCTCGTCTTCCTCGCGGAGTTCGGAGTTCAGGATGGGGAACTCCTGCAGCGCTGCGACGATGGCCTTCATCACGAACGGCATGTACGTCAGCTTCACGTCCTTCTCGGCGGCGCGCTCCTTCAGTTTCGCGCGCGTCTCGACGAGCGCGTCGATGGGCGCGGTGTCGTGGTGGGTGACGTGCGGGGCCGTGTACTTCGACTCGGCCATCTGCTTGCCGATGGTGCGGCGGATGCCGCGGTAGGGTTCCGTCGTCTCGCCGCCCTCGGCGTACTGGCGGGCCGCGCCGCCGGTAGCCCCGGCCTGCGCTGCCTGGCCGCCCTCGGCGTACTGCTGGACGGCCTCGGCGGTGACGAACGCCTCGCCGTCGCGCTGCTCGACAGCCGGCACGTCGTCGATGTTCACGCCGAGTTCGCGGGCGAGGCCGCGGGTCGCGGGCGCCGCGAGCGTGCGGTCCCGTCCGGCGGCCTCCTGGCGGCCCGTCGCCGCCGGCTGTGTCGACGGCTCCGCGGCCTGCGTCGTCTGCGTGGTTTCGGCGGGTTCGGTCGACGCGTCGGTGGCCTCGGATTCGCCACCCTCGGCGGCCGCGCGCACGTCGCCCTCGGTGACGCGACCGGACGGCCCGGTCCCCTCGACCGAATCGAGGTCGACGCCGAGTTCGCGTGCGAGTCGGCGCACACTCGGCGGCGCGAACGTCCGCGACTCGGCCTTCGACGTGGCGGACTTGCTCTCGCTCTCCGCTTCGTCCGCGGGTTCCGACTCGGCGTCGGCCGTCTCCTCGGCCGGTTCCGCGGTTTCGCCCTCGACGTCGAAGGTGACGATGACGTCCCCGACGGGGACGACGTCGCCGGCGTCGAAGTGGATCTGCTTCACCGTGCCGTTCACGGGCGACGGGACCTCGACGACTGCCTTGTCGGTCTCGACCTCGGCGACCGGCTGGTCCTCGGTGACGGTGTCGCCCTCGGAGACGAGCCAGCTGACGATCTCGCCCTCCGCGACACCCTCGCCGACGTCCGGGAGTTTGAATTCTCGTGGCATCTCAGAAATCGAACGCGTCTCGGATGCCCGACTCGATGCGCTCGGGCTCCGGCAGGTAGTAGTCTTCGAGCGCGGCCAGCGGGAACGGAACGTCGAAGCCGGTGATGCGCTCGACCGGTGCCTCCTGGTACAGCAGCGCCTCCTCCTGGATGGTCGCGGTGACCTCCGCGCCGACGCCCGCGGTCTGGGGCGCCTCGTGGACGATGGCCGCTCGGCCCGTCTTCTTGAACGACTCGACGACCGTGTCGATGTCGAGCGGGCTGAGCGTCCGGAGGTCGACGACCTCGACGTCTATCTCGCCGTCGAGGTTCTTGGCGGCCTCGATGGTCGGGCGCGTCATGGCGCCCCACGTGAACACCGAGACGTCGGTGCCCTCACGGCGCACCGCGGCTTCACCCAGCGGCACCTCGTAGGTGTCGTCGGGCACCTCCTCGCGGAAGGCGCGGTAGATCTTCTTCGGCTCCAGGAAGATGACCGGGTCCGGCGAGCGGATGGCCGAGATGAGCATTCCCTTCGCGTCGTGGGGCGTGCTCGGCATCGCGACCTTCAGGCCGGCCTCGTGGACGTAGAACGCCTCCTTGGACTCGGAGTGGTGTTCCGGCGCGCGGATGCCGCCGCCCATCGGGGCGCGCAGCACCATCGGACACGTGTACCGGCCGCGGCTCCGCGTCCGGAGGCGGGCCATGTGGCTCACGATCTGGTCGAAGCCCGGGTACATGAACCCGGAGAACTGGATCTCGGGCACCGGCTTCAGGCCGTAGGCAGCCATCCCGATGGCCGTGCCGATGATGCCGGACTCCGCCAGCGGCGTGTCGATGACGCGCTCCCCGCCGAACTCGTCGTAGAGTCCCTCGGTCGCGCGGAACACGCCGCCGTTCTTCCCGACGTCCTCGCCCATCACGAGCACGTCGTCGTCTTCGGCCATCTCGTCGCGGAGGCCGTCCCGTACCGCCTGCACTAGGGTCAGGTTCTCACTCATCTTAGTCCTCCAGTAGCGCGTCGTCGCCGTGTTCGTCCCGAATGGACTGGAACCACTCGAGTTGCTGTTCGAGACGCTTGGGCATCTCCGCGTAGACGTTCTGGAACATCTCTACGGGGTCCGGTCGCGGCGTCTCCTCGGCCGCCGCGATGGCGTCCGCGACGTCGTCCTCGATGTCCGCCTCTATCTGCTCGACGTCCTCGTCGGTGAGTCGGTCGGTGCGCTTCAGGAACTTCTCCATGCGCGGGAGCGGGTCCTTCGCGAGCCACTTCTCGACCTCCTCCTCGTCCCGGTAGACCGACGGGTCGTCCGCCGTGGTGTGCGCGCCGAAGCGGTACTGCACCGCCTCGATGAGCGTTGGGCGAAGGTCGCCCTCCTCGGGGTCCTTGGCCTTCTCGACGGCAGCTTTCGTCACCTTGTACACCGCGAGCGGGTCCATCCCGTCGACCTGCACGCCCTCGAAGCCGTACGCCTGAGCCTTCTGGGCGAGCGTCTTAGAGGCCGTCTGTCGCTCCCGCGGCACCGAGATGGCCCACTGGTTGTTGTTGCAGAAGAAGACGTTCGGCGTGTCGAAGACGCCCGCGAAGTTCAGTCCCTCGTGGAAGTCGCCCTCGCTGGTCGCACCGTCGCCGAAGTAACAGAGGAACGCCTTGTCCTGCTCGTCGCGGAGCTTCGACGCCCACGCCAGTCCCGTGGCGTGGGGAATCTGGGAGGCGATGGGCACCGCGACGGTGAAGATGTTCGCGTCCTCGGGGATGCGGTTGCCCGCCTCGTGGCCCATCCAGAACAGCAGCGTCTGCTTCAGTGGCAGCCCGCGAACCAGCCCCGCGCCGTGTTCGCGGTAACTCGGGACGGTCCAGTCGTCCTCGGCGAGCGCCATCGCGGAGCCAATCTGGGCGCCCTCCTGGCCGGAGAGCGGTGGGTAGGTCCCGATGCGGCCCTGGCGCTGGAGGCTGACGGCACGCTCGTCGAACCGTCTCGCCAGTTTCATGTTGCGATACATCTCGACGAGCTCGTCGTCCGTGAGGTCCGGCACCTCCGCGTCGTCGACGACCTCGCCGTTCTCGTCGATCACCCGAACCATGTCGTCGGGCGCTCGGTGAACGGTCTCAGTCACGGGTACCCCCGTCCTGACATGTTCGCAAGGTCAACCCGTGCGACCATATGGTTTTCGTAACGTCCGCTTCGGAGCACTGCTCAGGCGTAGATTTTCGTTACTAGCGTCCACCACGCTGCCTTATAGGTGGACGAACGAACGGCAAAATCGGGTATACTGGACGAAATAGAATAAACTGTTCTGGGGGTGTCCGTTAGCTGGACGCACGTTCAGTCGGCTGGCCCTAGTCGGCGTCCACGCGACTCGTGCATTGCTCCGCGCTCGTTCGTTCCGCGGCCTCGTTCCACTCGGCCGCGTGCCTCACGGCTCACGTACGTTCACCGTTCGTTCAGTTCGTGGACTCGCTGCGCTCGTCCACGCGCCTAGTCGGACGCGCTCCGTCGCCGCGCCTCCTCCCGGGCGGCCTCCACGCTCTTGCCCTCCCGGAGCACGGCGTCGACGAACAGTTCGCCGGCCTTGTACGACGACCGCACCATCGGGCCGGAGGCACAGTAGAGGAAGTCGAACTCCGCCTCGGCGACGCGGCGCCACGTCTCGAACTTCTGGGGGTGGACGTAGTCCGCGACGTCGAGGTGGGTGCGCGACGGCTGGAGATACTGGCCGAGGGTCACCACGTCGACGCCCACCTCGCGGAGGTCGCCGAGCGTCTGGTACACCTCGTGGTCGTACTCGCCGACGCCGAGCATCAGGCTGGTCTTCGTGTAGATGTCGGACTCGCGGTCCACCTGGTCGAGCACCGAGAGGGACTGCTCGTAGCCCGCGCGGCGGTCCCGCACCGGAAACTGGCGGCGCTCGACGGTCTCGACGTTGTGCGCGATGACGTCCGGGCCGGCGTCGATGATCTTCCGGACGAGTCGCTCCTCGCCCTGGAAGTCCGGGATGAGGACCTCGACGAGGATGCCGGGGTCCCGGTCCTTGATCTCCCGGATGGTCTGGGCGAAGTGGCCGGCGCCCTGGTCGTCGAGGTCGTCGCGGTCCACCGACGTGAGCACGACGTAATCCAGCCCGATTTTCGCGACGGATTCCGCGACGTTCGCGGGTTCGTCGGGGTCCAGGGGTTCCATGCCGCCGGTTTCCACGTCGCAGAAGTTGCAGCCCCGCGAGCACCGGTGGCCCATCAGCATGAACGTCGCGGTGCCCGGGCCGTTGCGGCCGCTCCAGCACTCCCCGAGGTTCGGACAGGACGCCTCCTCGCAGACCGTGTGGAGGTCGTGCTCCCGGAGCGTCTCCTTGATGTCGGTGAACCGTTCGCCGGACGGCGGCCGCATCTTCAGCCAGTCCGGCTTGCGCCGACCGCTCATACCCACCCGTTTGGCGGCCACTGCTAAAACGATGCGGATTGGGACACCTCTGTTCGGTCGACCTCCATCCCATATGTTAAATAGGAGGGGGAGTGTATTAATCTCCGAACGCTAGAAATAATGTTCGACGTTTCGAGCGAGGAGATCACCGAGGGGTCGCTGTCGCGGGCGCTCGCCATCCTCGCCGCTCCCCTGGTGGCCCAGCAGGTCGTCGTCGCCCTCGGTTCGGTCGTGGACATCTTCTGGCTCGGCAGACTGAACGAGTCGGCCGTCGCCGCGGTCGGCCTGGTCATCCCGGTGACCGGCCTCCTCGTCCTGCCCGTACTGCTCGTCTACAAGGGTGGCCAGATACTGACCTCTCAGAGCGTCGGCGCGGACGAACGCCGGCGCGCCACCCGCATCCCCGTCCAGGCGGCGCTCCTCGGCCCACTGGTCGCACTCGTGATTGCGGGCGCGACGGTCCTCGCTGCGCCGTCGGTCGTCGACCTGCTCGGCGCGGACGGAGAGACCTACGCGTACGCGGTCACGTACCTCTCGACGTACGTCTTCGCCTACGTGCCGATGGCCGTCAGCGACGGCCTTGAAGGCGGGTTCATCGGCTGGGGGGACTCGGGAACGGCGTTCGCGCTGAACGCCACGAGCATCGTCGTCAACGTCGTCCTCGACCCGCTCCTCATCTTCGGCTACGGACCGTTCCCCGAGTGGGGGGTGTTCGGCGCCGCCGTCGCCAGCGTCACCGGTCTCACGGTCAGCGCGGTGCTCGCCGTCGCCATCGCGGCGAGCGGCCGCCGCCAGTTCTCCGTCTCGCGTGACGCGCTGGCCGTCAGGGCGGACGTCCTTCGGGACATCCTCTCGGTCGGCGCCCCGGTCGCGATGCAGAGCGTCGGCCGGCAGGCCGCCCGCCTCGGCATGGTCGCTATCATCTCCATCGCCGGGTCGACGGCAGCGCTCGCCGCCTACAACGTCGGCGCCCAGCTCGCGACGCTCGCGTTCGTGCCCGCGGGTGGCCTCGCCGGTGCCGCCACCACGGTTGTCGGCCAGAACCTCGGCGCCGACCGGCCCGGTCGTGCGAGCCGGGCGACGTGGCTCAGCACCGGGTTCGTGGTCGTCGCGCTGCTCGGACTCGGCGTCCTGCAGTGGCTGTTCCCCACGCTCATCGCGGAGACGTTCGCCCCCGCCCTCGGCGAGGAGGCGTTCGGTCTCACCGTCGACTACCTCCAGATTCTCGCGGTCGGCTACTGGGCGCTCGGCGCCATCTACACGCTCGAATCCGGGTTCAACGGCGCGAGTCGAACGAGCGTCAGCATGTACGCGACGCTCGTCCAGTACTGGGCCGTTCGCCTCCCCATCGCGGCGGCCGGCGTGTTCGTCTTCAACTACGGCGTGCTCGCGGCGTTCTGGGGCGTCACGATATCGAACGTCGCGGCGGCCCTCGGCCTCGGTCTCTACTTCTGGTACTCGACGGACCAAGGTCTGCTGGAGCGGGCAGCGTCGACGGCCGCGGCGGACTGACCAGTTCGCTGTCGCCGTTCGAGCGTTCCGTTGTCCTCCAGTCGTCGGACAGCGCGGCTCGCGGTTCACTTCGTTCACCGCTCGCTCGGAACGTGGCCTCCCTACGGTCGGCCACGCGGCGCACTAGAAACGCCTATCCGAGCGGCCCTCTTCCCACGCCCTGATGGAGGTTGCCGAGGTCGTTCCACAGTTCGCCGAGGCGTTCCCCTTCGACGAGTTCAACGAGATGCAACGCGAGGCGGTCCCCGCGCTGCTGGAGTCGGACGCCAACGTCGTGGCGTCGGCGCCCACCGGTTCGGGGAAGACCGCGCTCGCGGAACTCGCCATCTGCCAGACCCTCGAGGCCGGCGGCACGGCGCTGTTCGTCGCGCCGCTGCGCGCGCTCACCAACGAGAAGGAGGCGGAGTGGGACCGCTTCGAGGAACTCGGCTACTCGGTGTACGTCGTCACGGGCGAGCGCGACCTGAACCCGCGGCGCGCCGAACGCGCGGACGTTCTCGTGATGACACCGGAGAAGGCCGACTCCGCGACCCGGAAACACGACTCGCCGCGCTACTCGTTCGTGACGGACGTCGACTGCGTGGTCATCGACGAGGTTCACCTGCTGGACTCGGAGAAGCGCGGGAGCGTCCTGGAGGTCGTGGTCTCGCGGCTCCGCCGGCTCTGCGACCCGCGCGTGGTCGCGCTGTCGGCGACGATGCCGAACATCGGCGACGTCGCGGCGTGGCTCGACGCCACCCCCGAGACCACCTTCGAGTTCGGCGACGAGTACCGCCCCGTGGACCTGCACGCGGGCGTACGGACGTACACCCACGGCGACAACCCGTTCGCGGACAAATACCGCCGGCTGTTCACCGCCCTGGACCTCGCGGAGCCACACCTCCGTGAGGACGGGCAGGCGCTCGTCTTCGTCTCCTCGCGGCAGGACACCGTACAGGCGGCGAAGAAGACCAGGGACGAGATCGGCGAGCGCGACATCCCGGTCAGCTCCCGTGGGGACTACGAGTTCCACACCGAGGCCGAGGACCTCGACAACTCGACGCTCCGGAAGAGCGTGCTCGACGGCGTCGCGTTCCACCACGCCGGCCTCTCGACCCACGACAAGAACCTCGTCGAGCGGTGGTTCCGCGAGGGGAAGATACGCGTCCTCTTCTCGACGTCGACGCTCGCGTGGGGCGTGAACCTCCCCGCCAGGTGCGTCGTCATCCGGGACACGAAGCTCCACGACCCCCTGGAGGGCGAGGTGGACATGAGCCCGCTCGACGTCCTCCAGATGCTCGGACGGGCGGGCCGCCCCGGCTACGACGACGTCGGCTACGGCTGGGTGGTCTGTGACGACTCTGACGCCGACAAGTACCGCGCGCTCCTCGAGGAGGGCAAGGAGATCGAGTCCCGCCTCGCGGGCAGCCTCGCGGAACACCTCAACGCCGAGATAGCGATGGGCACCATCCGCGGCCTCGGCGACGTGATGGACTGGCTGGAGACCACGTTCTACTACCAGCGCGCGCAGTCCGCGCCGGAGCAGTACGACTTCCCGAATCTCCGGGAGCGCGTCCGGGACACCCTCGACTCGCTCGTCGCGGACGGGTTCGTCGAGACCGACGAGGACCTCGGCCTGTCGGCCACGCGACTCGGCGTGCTCGCCTCGACGTACTACCTCCGCCTCGACACCGCCCGCGAGTTCCGCGAGGTCGCCGACGAGGCGGCGGACGCCGACAGTATCTTGCGCGCCGTCGCCAACGCTGGCGAGTTCGACAGTGTGAGTGCGAGACAGTCCGAGCGCGACGCCATCGACCGTGTACTGGGCGCCACGGGCGAGGAGATGGAGTCCGGCCCGCGAAAGGTGTACGCCATCCTGCGCGGGAGCATGGACGGCAGCGTCCCGGGCGAACTGCGCTCGGACGCCTGGGTCATCCGGCAGAACGCGCTTCGCCTGCTCGCCGCGCTCGGCGCGTTCTTCGAGCGCTACGACGACCCCCACGGCGCGAACGTCGCGGCCCGCCTCGAGGCCCGCATCGACAACGGCGTGCCAGAGGTCGCGGTGGGCCTCACCGCCCTCGACGGGGTGGCCGCCGGCCGCGCGCACAAACTCCACGACGAGGGCATCGACACCCCCGCGGACGTCTGCGAGGCGGGCGTCGACGGCCTCGTGGACGCGGGCCTCTCCGCCGGCGTCGCCGAGAGCGTCTACGAGCAGGCCAGGGGGATGCCCGCTGTCACGGTGGACTGGGGGGACTTCCCCGACAGCATCGCCGTCGGCGAGAACGAGATGTGCGAGGTTGTCGTGCGCAACAGCGGCGGCGGCGCGGCCGCGGGCGTCCGCGTCACCGTCAACGGCGTCGAGATGACCGAGCGCTCGGGCTACCTCGACGACGCGCTGCGCGCGCC
Encoded proteins:
- a CDS encoding heat shock protein Hsp20, whose product is MTSRGIPFDDLERVLERLDDARGGSEFAVDIEDADDQFTVTADLPGFETEDIQVEVQDRTVRIDAERSEETEIDDEQYIRRERSERSASRDLTLPEAVDVEATSASFEHGVLTVELPKVSASGDGTMVDIE
- a CDS encoding prephenate dehydratase — encoded protein: MQTVTLGPTGTYSHRAALAVADDGDIAFSESVRGIVDAVEDGSAERGVVPIENSIEGSVTETLDALADTDLAVVREVVTPVKHALIAQSGNFDTVASHSQALAQVRSFLDENYPDVHREAVASTARSVELAREDPTVAGIAHPDNATGELQLVAEDIQDRTSNSTRFFVVAPPEDRSDAGGKSSFVVYPNANYPGLLLELLEPFADRDINLSRVESRPSGERLGDYVFHIDVAAGLYEERTQAALKEIEAIAAEGWVHRLGSYDVEHVV
- a CDS encoding dihydrolipoamide dehydrogenase (E3 component of pyruvate complex; catalyzes the oxidation of dihydrolipoamide to lipoamide), which gives rise to MVVGDVSTGTEVAVVGAGPGGYVAAIRAGQLGLDVTLVEKDAYGGTCLNYGCIPSKAMITATDVAHDAGDAEEMGVYADPEVDVGEMVEWKDSVVDQLTGGVEKLCKANGVNLIEGRAEFAGNDKLRVVHGGDGQGSETITYEHCIVATGSKPIEVPGFEFDGEHVIDSRQALAMEEYPESMVVVGAGYIGMEISTVLAKLGVDVTVVEMLDEALVGYEDDLTRPVKQRAEELGIDFEFGLAADSWEESGDGVVLTAEDEDGETTDFETEKVLVAVGRQPVTDTLNLDAVGLEPNDDGRLATDDQARTDAENVFAIGDVAPGPMLAHKASKEGEVAAEVVAGEPAALDYQAVPAAVFTDPEIATVGLTADAAEEQGFEPAVGKFPFNASGRALTTGESDGFVRVVADEESGFILGAQIVGPEASELIAELALAVEMGATLEDVASTIHTHPTLAEAVKEASEHALGHAIHTLNR
- a CDS encoding branched-chain alpha-keto acid dehydrogenase subunit E2 gives rise to the protein MPREFKLPDVGEGVAEGEIVSWLVSEGDTVTEDQPVAEVETDKAVVEVPSPVNGTVKQIHFDAGDVVPVGDVIVTFDVEGETAEPAEETADAESEPADEAESESKSATSKAESRTFAPPSVRRLARELGVDLDSVEGTGPSGRVTEGDVRAAAEGGESEATDASTEPAETTQTTQAAEPSTQPAATGRQEAAGRDRTLAAPATRGLARELGVNIDDVPAVEQRDGEAFVTAEAVQQYAEGGQAAQAGATGGAARQYAEGGETTEPYRGIRRTIGKQMAESKYTAPHVTHHDTAPIDALVETRAKLKERAAEKDVKLTYMPFVMKAIVAALQEFPILNSELREEDEEIAIKQDYNVGIAVATDAGLMVPVVKHVDQKSMLQVASEVNELAQKARDRSISREEMQGGTFTVTNFGAIGGEYATPIINYPETAIMGLGAIDERPVAEDGEVRAAMTLPLSLSIDHRVIDGAEAAAFTNRVMDYLTEPELLLLE
- a CDS encoding 2-oxoisovalerate dehydrogenase subunit beta translates to MSENLTLVQAVRDGLRDEMAEDDDVLVMGEDVGKNGGVFRATEGLYDEFGGERVIDTPLAESGIIGTAIGMAAYGLKPVPEIQFSGFMYPGFDQIVSHMARLRTRSRGRYTCPMVLRAPMGGGIRAPEHHSESKEAFYVHEAGLKVAMPSTPHDAKGMLISAIRSPDPVIFLEPKKIYRAFREEVPDDTYEVPLGEAAVRREGTDVSVFTWGAMTRPTIEAAKNLDGEIDVEVVDLRTLSPLDIDTVVESFKKTGRAAIVHEAPQTAGVGAEVTATIQEEALLYQEAPVERITGFDVPFPLAALEDYYLPEPERIESGIRDAFDF
- a CDS encoding 2-oxoacid dehydrogenase; the protein is MTETVHRAPDDMVRVIDENGEVVDDAEVPDLTDDELVEMYRNMKLARRFDERAVSLQRQGRIGTYPPLSGQEGAQIGSAMALAEDDWTVPSYREHGAGLVRGLPLKQTLLFWMGHEAGNRIPEDANIFTVAVPIASQIPHATGLAWASKLRDEQDKAFLCYFGDGATSEGDFHEGLNFAGVFDTPNVFFCNNNQWAISVPRERQTASKTLAQKAQAYGFEGVQVDGMDPLAVYKVTKAAVEKAKDPEEGDLRPTLIEAVQYRFGAHTTADDPSVYRDEEEVEKWLAKDPLPRMEKFLKRTDRLTDEDVEQIEADIEDDVADAIAAAEETPRPDPVEMFQNVYAEMPKRLEQQLEWFQSIRDEHGDDALLED
- a CDS encoding lipoyl synthase, whose translation is MSGRRKPDWLKMRPPSGERFTDIKETLREHDLHTVCEEASCPNLGECWSGRNGPGTATFMLMGHRCSRGCNFCDVETGGMEPLDPDEPANVAESVAKIGLDYVVLTSVDRDDLDDQGAGHFAQTIREIKDRDPGILVEVLIPDFQGEERLVRKIIDAGPDVIAHNVETVERRQFPVRDRRAGYEQSLSVLDQVDRESDIYTKTSLMLGVGEYDHEVYQTLGDLREVGVDVVTLGQYLQPSRTHLDVADYVHPQKFETWRRVAEAEFDFLYCASGPMVRSSYKAGELFVDAVLREGKSVEAAREEARRRSASD